In a genomic window of Glycine max cultivar Williams 82 chromosome 13, Glycine_max_v4.0, whole genome shotgun sequence:
- the LOC100500616 gene encoding cytochrome c oxidase assembly factor 5, producing MSKSCKGLAMELVKCLSESDCVKVEKRSYKECVGEKSPCIPSECAGLRETYFNCKRGQVDMRARIRGNKGY from the exons ATGTCCAAGTCTTGCAAAGGGTTGGCCATGGAGCTAGTCAAGTGTCTCAGTGAATCTGATTGTGTAAAG GTTGAGAAGAGATCATATAAGGAATGCGTTGGAGAGAAGAGTCCATGCATACCAAGTGAGTGTGCGGGACTCAGGGAAACCTATTTCAATTGCAAGAGAGGCCAG GTTGACATGAGAGCTAGGATTCGTGGAAACAAAGGCTATTAA